TAACGGGTTCGGTTTTGAAGTACAAAATTAGAAATATCCGTACTATTTGAACGGTCATTCTCGCTTAAATGAACAGATAATTTGATTAGCAAAAATGCTTGGAACATTTTACTGTCTCCAAGCATTTTTTGCACTCTATAGTTGTGTTAATTAAAAAATAAACGGAAAAATTCCTTTTAAATTGGGAAATACCAACATTTCCTACAAAATAAGGGGAGTTTTTCTGCTTATACGAACCTATTCTTTAGATTTAGTTGAAAATATGGAAGTTAACCGGAATATATCCGCTTATATCGGCTTCTTAAGCACCTACTATATACGTTAACCGGAATTTCTCCGCCTATCAGTTCTATACTAAATAACATCAGAGTCTTTTCTTTCTACACTATTTTCTAACTGGAATATCCAAAAACCTACCACTTTCAGTCCATCAATCCCCAATTAATTTAGCAAACAAACTCATCCTGTTGAAAGGAATGAGAATTAGGGTGCTAAAATACCCTTACACTTATGAAGATTCTTGATAAGCAACAAAAAATGCAGTCCAATTCAATTGCGAATTGGACTGCTAATTAAGTTTTGTACTCGAAAACCAAACTACTTAGTAAAGCTTCTATTTTTGTTCTGTATCAGATACAAAAACATAAAACTGTTATTGAACAGATTAGGCGCAAGTAAACGACTTAGATTTCAGTAACATGCAAGCATTCATTGCAAGTGTTGCCATAGCATTCATGTTGCTCTTCAATTTCGTTTCCACACTCTTTACATTGTTTTTTAGGTAAGTTTCTGAAAAATTCAGTTATTTTCATTATCATTTGGAATCCCCTCCGTTTGATTTTATTACACTCATTGTATTATAACAGATTAAAAAGTGTCAACAACTGTTTTGTAACAATTTTCGAGTAGAAAGGTAAAAGTTGTTGATTTGTAGGAGTTTTACCAACTAAAAATAGGTATTAGCCAATTTATGGTATAAAGAATTTCAATTTTATGAATCCTAATATTGGTTTATAATGGAAAGGTCTAAAAGGAGGGGAATTAGAGATGGAAGTAACCGTTATTGGCTTTTGGGGTGGCTTTCCAAAAGTAAATGAAGCGACATCAGGGTATTTAGTGGAATCAGATGGATTTAAACTACTAGTGGATTGTGGTAGTGCAGTGCTATCAAAACTACAAGAGTACTTAACGATTGATGAATTGGATGCCGTTATTTTATCCCACTATCATCACGATCATATAGCTGATGTTGGTCCCCTGCAATATGCTCGCTATGTTACAACGATCATTAATGGAAAAGGTAAGACGCTGCCAATTTATGGTCATAAATTAGATAAGGGAGGCTTCCAGAAACTAACATATAAAGATGCAACAAAAGGCATCGAGTATACATCAGATCAGGTGGTTTCTGTTGGACCCTTTACCATCTCTTTTTTAGAAACATCTCATCCGGCACCATGCTTTGCAATGAAAATAACAGATCATAAATCAACTGTCATTTATACGGCTGATTCTAGCTATAAGCATGAGTTTATACCTTTTTCAAATAAAGCAGATCTCCTTATCGCTGAGTGCAGTCTTTATTCACATCAAGATGGTGCGAAGATGGGACATATGAATAGTCGGGAAGTTGGAGAAATAGCTCAAAAAGCAGGAGTGAACCAACTGCTTATTACTCATTTGCCTCATTTTGGAGATCATAATGATTTAAAAAGAGATGCGGAGAATATCTTCTCAGGTAAAGTACTTCTTGCCAAGAGTGGTCTGAAGATTAATTGTTCGTAAAGGGTTACTATATACTAGTGACCCTTTATCTGTAAAAATATTTTGCCCTCAAAATTAATACAGTAATAAAATTAGGCTTAAGTTCATTTAAATCCTGTAATAACTTCAGAGAAGTTCCTATAAAACTATAAAATATAAGATGAAATCCATTCCATGTGATTGTATAATTTTTCTACTTTCAATATAATAAAGATAGAATATTTTAAAAGTTGGCGATATAAGTAATTTATACAGCCTATATGAAAAATCGAATATTCTAGTGTAGCCGTTGTCTCATGGAAAGCAAGGGAGTATTTTCAAAAACATAAAATGAATGGTTACTCATTCATTTTTAAAGGGGTGGGAGAATGAATTTATCTTTACGGTTTTCAGAAACTGTAAAAGAACATGGAACAAAGCCGGCATTTATTTTTGAAGGTAATGAAACTTCTTATTTGCAGTTAGAGGGAGCAATTAATCAATTTGCAAGCAGCTTAACAGACATGGGAATAAACAAAGGGGATCATGTCGCAGTTGTTTTAGGAAATTCACCTTATTTTGTTATCTCTTTATACGGAGCTTTAAGAGCTGGAGCAACCGTTATTCCGATCAATCCTATCTACACACCTGATGAAATTGCTTATATTATTAATAACGGAGATGTTAAGTCGGTCATTACGTTAGATTTGTTAATACCGTTATTTGAAAAAATGAATGAAAAGCTGCCTAAGCTTGAACACATTATTACGTGTGAAACACCACCTACTGATAGCAAAACCGATGTAGATGTAACGAAGCTATCTATTTACACAAAAATGAAAGGGTTTACAAAGATGCTTTCAACAGGTAACCCGAGGTTTGTTGGTCCGGAGTTATCAGATGATGATGTTGCTGTTATTCTCTATACGTCTGGTACAACTGGTAAACCAAAGGGTGCGATGTTGACGCATA
This genomic stretch from Metabacillus sp. B2-18 harbors:
- the yhfH gene encoding protein YhfH produces the protein MIMKITEFFRNLPKKQCKECGNEIEEQHECYGNTCNECLHVTEI
- a CDS encoding MBL fold metallo-hydrolase — translated: MEVTVIGFWGGFPKVNEATSGYLVESDGFKLLVDCGSAVLSKLQEYLTIDELDAVILSHYHHDHIADVGPLQYARYVTTIINGKGKTLPIYGHKLDKGGFQKLTYKDATKGIEYTSDQVVSVGPFTISFLETSHPAPCFAMKITDHKSTVIYTADSSYKHEFIPFSNKADLLIAECSLYSHQDGAKMGHMNSREVGEIAQKAGVNQLLITHLPHFGDHNDLKRDAENIFSGKVLLAKSGLKINCS